One genomic segment of Rhizobium oryzihabitans includes these proteins:
- a CDS encoding DUF3800 domain-containing protein, with protein sequence MRSAFSFQGDSLHLLYLDESGHSHDPSSDFFVLAGFSIFERQTHWLEAQIDPVAARFSSTNPREIEFHGNPMRSGNGTWKGVPPTTEFKPSSISRRYCQTSNCS encoded by the coding sequence ATGCGGTCCGCTTTTTCGTTTCAGGGGGATTCGTTGCATCTACTATATCTCGACGAGTCTGGTCACTCGCATGATCCAAGCTCCGACTTCTTTGTCCTTGCAGGCTTTAGTATATTCGAGCGCCAAACGCATTGGCTGGAAGCCCAGATAGATCCTGTAGCGGCGCGCTTTAGCTCAACCAATCCTCGAGAAATCGAGTTCCATGGAAACCCAATGCGCTCGGGCAACGGTACCTGGAAAGGTGTGCCTCCAACGACAGAGTTCAAGCCGTCGTCGATATCTCGTCGCTACTGTCAGACAAGCAATTGCAGTTGA
- a CDS encoding tyrosine-type recombinase/integrase, protein MSAGSRRKHRNVVLRLLVGCVKDGRVDIANLNHSHIRQFVLGEQGRKPATIRSYSVSIRCYLRYRALLGDDVRRLVKAIPAPAVKTPARLQTGFSPAELERLLEVSAEIGRTRKRVHAIIRCLADLGMRSIEVTSLTLDDIDWEKGMIRVRSTKSRRSDPMPLPYATGEAIADYIVHERQATQHREVFVRHVAPLGEPITPRSVQRAVYAVYDRLGWDCTRIHIFRHTIASRLVNDAVPLKQVADIMRHRSVVTTAATPASIKTGWRP, encoded by the coding sequence TTGTCTGCGGGTTCACGCCGCAAGCATCGCAATGTTGTTCTGAGGCTTCTGGTCGGCTGTGTGAAAGATGGCCGTGTCGATATAGCCAACCTCAACCACTCGCACATTCGTCAGTTCGTGCTCGGCGAGCAGGGACGGAAACCAGCAACCATCCGTAGCTACTCTGTCTCGATCAGGTGCTATCTTCGATATCGAGCACTCTTAGGCGACGATGTCCGTCGGCTAGTAAAGGCCATACCAGCACCCGCAGTGAAAACGCCGGCCAGACTGCAAACGGGCTTCAGCCCGGCGGAGCTGGAGCGATTGCTGGAAGTCTCTGCAGAAATCGGCCGAACCCGGAAGAGAGTTCATGCCATTATCAGGTGCCTAGCAGACCTCGGGATGCGGTCGATCGAGGTAACCAGCCTGACACTCGACGATATCGATTGGGAAAAAGGTATGATCCGGGTGCGCTCGACCAAGTCGCGCCGGTCCGATCCTATGCCGCTTCCATATGCTACAGGCGAAGCTATCGCCGACTATATCGTGCATGAAAGGCAAGCCACGCAACACAGGGAGGTCTTCGTCCGGCATGTTGCGCCCCTTGGAGAGCCGATCACTCCGCGCTCGGTACAGCGAGCAGTCTATGCGGTCTACGACCGATTGGGCTGGGATTGCACCCGTATCCATATCTTCCGCCATACGATTGCCAGTCGACTGGTCAACGATGCCGTGCCCCTGAAGCAGGTTGCGGACATCATGCGGCATAGGAGCGTGGTGACAACTGCGGCTACGCCCGCGTCGATCAAAACAGGCTGGCGGCCGTAG
- a CDS encoding ArsR/SmtB family transcription factor, with protein MCVIPLSNSSRIVEIWYERQALSSFAALSQETRLAIVRALVIAGPEGLAAGVIAERMGVSATNVSFHLKELERSGLISQRRESRSIIYNASYDALADLVKFLMEDCCAGHQVIRESVERGGDCCSPAGKDDVVA; from the coding sequence ATGTGCGTTATCCCTCTATCCAATAGTTCAAGGATTGTTGAAATATGGTATGAACGTCAAGCTCTTTCGTCATTCGCGGCGCTGTCCCAGGAGACCCGCCTTGCGATCGTCCGTGCTCTGGTCATTGCGGGCCCGGAGGGATTGGCCGCAGGTGTGATCGCCGAACGCATGGGCGTCTCCGCGACGAACGTCTCCTTCCATTTGAAGGAACTGGAGCGGTCAGGATTGATCTCCCAGCGAAGGGAGTCCCGCTCAATCATCTACAACGCGAGTTACGACGCGCTTGCCGATCTCGTCAAATTCCTGATGGAGGACTGTTGCGCTGGTCATCAGGTGATCAGAGAGAGTGTCGAGCGTGGCGGCGACTGCTGTAGCCCAGCCGGCAAGGATGACGTCGTTGCGTAG